DNA from Acipenser ruthenus chromosome 23, fAciRut3.2 maternal haplotype, whole genome shotgun sequence:
aaagaggcCACATGCTTTAACTGACCTTCAAAGAACTCCTTCAGCTCTGCCTTGTCAACATCATGGGGTAGGTTTCCCACAAAGAGCTGATGACTGTCTGGATACCTCACCACGCGACGCACTTCTACTTCACCCTGTTCACCTTCCCGAACTAACACACAAGAATAAGTCAGCCAACAAACAAAACCACGGAAAGGAGACAGGATTTCAACCCATGTTTCCCTTGTAGAACTAAATGAGTAGCAAATTTCCAATGTTGGCACAACTAAGTTCGTGCAACACTGACATCTAATTAAGTGTCAAAGAGACATGCAATAGATACCTGGTCGTGGAGCCCTGTGGATTGGAGCTCCCGGCCTCTGCTCCCTTACCCTCTGGTCTCTCTGGGGTCGTTGTGCTGTAGTTTGTGTTTCGGGTTTTGGCTCCACTCTTGGCTGAAAAGGACAATTAAAATGTCTATCACACTTTGCTTATAACAACCAAGAGAGTTACCCACAATGTCTGTagcaattcagaaaaaaaaaaccgcaCACTTAAATATACAGCCTACAATAGCCAATTTGCAATGGGTCCCTAGATGCAGAGTTCagttgttttaataaacaaaatcaacTGAAAGCAGTCCAGAAAATAGTCCCGACTAATTTAAAGTACCGTAATTATAATATTAAGAATGATAGTGGTTAGCACCTTCTCCATACCTGGGCATTGTCTACAAAGAGACAGATCACCAGGAAGGTGCAACATGAGTAGAGCTGCACGAGCAGATTCTTCACATTGAGTTCTCCAAGCAAGCAACACAAATCACAGAAACAGCATCTTGAATTTGTGCTGCATGCCACTCTCCATAGAGGCCAAGAGCAGACAGCTTTGTAGAGaacaaataccaaaaataaatcaGCCGTTTCCTCTATTGTTGCAACTGGAATGGCAAATTAGCTAAAATCAAAACCTTTGACATTAGCCTGTCTGCCATCTGCTTGCTGTGAAGTGCTTAATCAAAAGCGTGCAGCTCTACTGAGGAGATTGTGCAAAACGCTACATTCGGAGGAGGCAAATCCTTACCTGTGCCACAGGAGCTTTGACTACATGAGGTGGAATTCCAGAGACTGGGGCCACCCCACTAGGGGGAAGATTCTTACTGGTGACAGATGCCCATGAGAACACCTAAAGAAATGGATGCAGATTAGAACAGAAATACATCACAGGACTAGTCCTgcatcaaaaaaaaataaaaaaatgatatctgtGAGCTTTAATATCTTGAGCTGGAGATGTAATTGGATTTCACATTAAGCTTCAGGATGTTAAAACAGTTTAAGGTTTCATTTCATGTTCAGGACAGATTGACTATACGAGAATACTTTCTTATACAATAGATTGACAGCGCCTCACCTATATGCAGTGCATTTGTTAAATTCTTAACACTGGACTATTCAGTGGAGAGCAGAGCCATCTCTTACCCTGGAGTCCTCTTGTATAGTAGGTGCAGGATCTGCAGGCGTTGGGGAAGGACACTTCTCAACATGCTCCACTGCACAGGGCTCCTCCTCCACTCCAGGTTCTGGTTTCACTTCTACAACAAGTTCTGGCTCAGGTTCGGGTTCTGGTTCCGGCGTCACAAGCTGTTCCTCCAAATGCTCTTCCAATTCGTGACTGAAAGTTCATTATTCCAATTAGTACCGACGAAGGAACACTGCGTTTATAAAGGTTAGGCAAAGCATTTCTTACAAGATCTGCTTGGAATTACATTTGATACATTTTTGCTCAGGTACTTAATGTCTGTTAAAGTGCCACCACACCCCCAACTATTTATACAGTAGTAATCACCTGGCAGACTGCTCATAGTATGCATCGTCCTGGACTACGTCTGGGGAGTGTGGTCTGTCTTCTGGCTCCTCTACTTCCTCTTCTGACTCTGAAACACAACAGACAACATTAAGGCCAAACATTTATGCCCTTAAAACAGTTGTCCTATGAATCTGCAATGATGCATCTCTTTCCATACAAGTGAAACAGCAAGTTTTCAAACAGTACAGCCAGGGCCTCTTACCCTCAGGAAGTTCAGTGTCTGAATCCCCAAAGACTTCATCCTGGTAGCGGAAAATGTCATTGTGAACGTAGAACTTGTTTGCAACAGTACCCTAAAGAAAAAGGACAAAAGTTACacccaacaaaataaaataaataaataaaagccttaAACATCCTTTGTCCATCATAAAGCTACCCCTTACCTCAGGTGCCAGCACAAAAGTTTGCATGAACCTCCTCATGGGCTGCATGTTGTTGGAAAGCTCTCCCATCACTTGAACCACAACCCCATCATTCAGAGAGGCATGGGCATCCACATGGCGGATCTTTGTGTGGCAATCTCGGAAGCTCAAGGACATCACCTTCTTGTGAATTTCCTAAAAACACACATATTAGATGAAGTGCAtcaataaaatactaaaaaaaaaacaacacagtttccaCATACGGATTAGGAGTTTGGGAACAGTTTGACTCAACACTGTATACACTTACAGCTTGTCCATGAACAGCCTCAGCAGGTTTTCCACTGCTGTCCAGACCACCATGGACATAAGAGGAATTCTTCCCATAAAACCTGCAAAACAATTAACagcaactgtttttgttttattttgatacacacacacaaaagcagtAGCTATAAATATTAAACAAGAACATTTAAATCTAAAACTCCAGCCCAAAGTTCTGTGCAGCTCTTGCTTCAGACTATGTTTAACAAGAGCTACAAGTTTGCTAGTTTTGCACAAACTAGAAAAGTGAAAAAGCCCCAGAGTCATTTTCCACAATAGAAGTGGAAAAGGTGCATTACCTGTGCAGGTAGTCTGGTGCCTGGTTCAATAGGGTGTAGTACTGTCTGACAAACTCCCGCCCAACCAGCAGGGCACTTGGCTTCTCCATCACCATTTCTTTGGACAGCTGGAAAAAACTAGAAATATTTAATAACCAAGTTCAGATCTGGTTGTTGCCAAAAGGTAAAAACATaaagcacacagaaattgatctctatctatctatatacacacacagaccttACAGTACGCTGATTTTATTTTAAGCTATAACAATTGCACAAATGTGGATTGCAATATAGTTCTGCAGCTGCTGGTGTAACTCTGCTCAGCAGTCTCGCTCTAAACTGCACAGGCTGTAAACAGGGGTTACAAAGAGTCAAAATAAATAGAAGTCCAAAATAATCAGATTTCCAAGGAAAGAAATGTGGACACCCCAGAACCAAATAAAAATTGACAGTTTAATCCACAATATATATTAGCtggtctgcatatgacatgccttttaaacccagaattcTGGttcctctttgcactctttctagagcagcaatatgtcTTTTTGCTATGTAGCAGCACAAGGGGCAGCAACTGGATTAGACTGGCTGGGAACTCCACCTGCTGGGGTGAGCCCTGGCCATCTGCTCTCACAATTAATGCACACAAATCTCATCCCCGATCCGTGACAAATGAggctggcttaaaaaaaaaacaccccccaCACACCCCAAACAACTCTCTCAAGTGTACAAACAAATCTTATACCTAAAAGCAGGGTTTAACCGCAGACGTATAGATCAGAACACAATATGAATCCATCCACCCCTTTGCATGAATCAAGGGCCCTAATATGGTATTATCAATACCAGGCACAGAAATAGCGCAACTACTTCAACCAAATACTGGACATCAATACCACCCACTGGGAAACAGGCAGGAGGTGGGGTGGGGAAATGTACTGAATGGAATTATGAAATCAAATGGGTTTAAGGCTAAACATGAAGCTTTAATCCTACTTCAatgtataatgttttatttcaagACCAGTAAGACTAACCCCGAGGTTCGTATCCActgacttgcaaaaaaaaaaccttaattgtACTGTACATCGTGATGACGTCAAAGTAAAGTAATGCGCAATACGTGTGATCAGGATTTCCTAGACAAACAGCCCTCTACTGCGCAGCCGCATCAACTACAGTGTCACACGGTAGTATGATAAAGCATTAGAAACGCACCTTAAATCTGAAAGAATCAGACTGCAGGGGTAGCAGTAAATGAACGAGATTCTCCCATGTCTAATTTTACCatgagaacaaaaaaataaaaccacaagaGTTTCAAACagttaggtatttttttttttttttttttgtggtcgtACACTTTTGGCCAGTACTAGTAAACAAAGGACACAAGGAGATGCAACAAAACACATGGCTTTCAACAAATCCTTCGATAGCTAACCCTGCATTCAGAGGACTGCGGTATTTAATTACGTTATGGTTAAAAATAGGCGCACTACAAACAACATTTGTCTGTCTTGCACATAATTCAATGAAGCCCGACAGGTTTAGCCGCCCCCCGTGTAACCCGTTCCTGTACCGGTACAGCAAAAATAGCCATCCAGGCTTTTCTTTCAAACCAGCTGGACTGTACTAACCGCACATTCAATTGTGTTAACTGCACGGTAACTGTACGACACATTACCACGTATGTTAATAGACATATCTTCAGTGCAAACCCGCGTTATATAGTCGTATTAAAACAGCCATGCCAACTGTTCGGTCAGGTGTAGCTGAGACACCACGTCCCCATCCAAGCTAGGCCTTGCTAAAAATGGAAGTAGATCAATGAGCCAAGTAAGAGGTCATGCATTGTTTAACTGGTggcatttgtattaaaaaaaagaaagttcctAATATCAACCTAATCACCCttagaaatacaatatttatcGATTGATACTAGTCTTGCAAAAAGAGCTGAATTGTGCCAAAATTAGTCTTAAACAGCATATCTAGTCGTTAACATGTCACATTCGTAAGACACACGCATCAGTTTTAATCAATCATGACATTACTACACCCCTTCTTCGTTTGTTTTAAATTTGACCTAAACGCGTATAATCTAAATTACAAAGATAAAGGTAGTCAAAAGTAAGTAGAATTGTCCGCTCGATGGCAAGAACACTTTATGATATTATACGTAAAATTTATTTCATAATTCCCATGCACCAAATCCTTACGACAAAGAGGTTAGCtaacagaaattaaatatatGCATGTACATTTAATTGGTCTTACCTGTGGATTAAACGTGTGTTACGggtttaataatgttttattaataatacgaTTAACCAACAGCAGTTAGCCAAACGCCTTGCCTATCCAGCAACTTCACAGCGTGCTCTTACCGGCTCGTTCATATAATGGAGAGACAACCTAAATAAAACCCCTGCTCTCCAATCAGTAGACAACCACCTACAGTTTAGGACCAATCACACAGGTCACATTCAACTGACAAGCACTAGTAGCCAATCGGTGTACCTATTCTCCCGATGGTCCTAACCATTGGCTAACCTCGCACAGAAGAACGCGGTATTTTATCTGAGATGGACGGCCTCTCAGCCAATCAGTACTTCTTAATATAAAACCCCGTGATGTCATAATTTCATTGGCATTCCAGAGAACAAATCTCAGCACGCTGTGATGTGGGCGGATTTACGCTGTGTGATGAGACGCTCTTCAGACCAGTGAGCGCCCGATCCCCCTGCTGGGTAGTTGTGGTGAGGAGGCGGTCTCAGTTTCATGTTTGATTGATCCGCCAGTGAGCCCCTGTGGAACATACTGGGAAACCCTTTAAGGATATGGGCGGGACTCTCTATGTTAGGTAACCCTGCCGACCAGTTAGACCAGAGGGCTCAGTCTGACAGTGCCAGTCAAGTCGAACTTTTAAAGTGACAGGaattcattttttgtatgtacaaattattattattattattattattattattattattattattattattattattatagtaaataGCGATATCAGTAGTCGCCGCCAGTATACTCCAAACTCGCCAGTTCTTTAAAAAGGACTCACCCTCCCACCCAACAGACAGACCTAGCCATCACATCACCAAGCAAGTACAGCCTAACCCTAGTAGCAGCACTAATGACATCAGAAAAGAAACTCTTCTGGGCTAACCAACTTCACACACAGCCTTCAACAGCTCTGTGGGGTGCGGTTGTGTAAGTCAGTTATCCTTCATACCTTCTGGTGCCTTGATTACTGCAAAGCGCTGTTCACCCTTCTACCCTCACATACCCCTACCTCGCCGGACTGTTTCTGATTGCCCAGAAGCTGCCCTAGTCCCTGAAGCCCATTAGCTAAAACAATAGATACAATATTATGTACTGAACGTTCTCAGTTTCGCTTGAAGCAATCAGACATTGTCTGACGCATTTGCTAAACCACTTTTTGGAGAGGACTGTACAGATGGGCTTATTACAATTCATCTTTAGGTAAAACAAAAGGGAGAAATGCATTATTTGTAAGTGATACTGTCAAACCTGACCTGAAGTACAGGGATGTTTGTGAATCTGGCGCTTTGATTGCGACTGTCCACCAGAGGGAACTCTCCATCTTTTTCTGATCGCATTCCCCGCCCTGAAACTGCACACTCTGGATCCCAGAACACAAAGCTGACGCAGTAGGGTTATTCACTAGACTCCCCTGTCTTATACCTCTGGGGACCTGGGTTTGAATCACTGAAAATGAGTTTGGTAATGTCACCCTAGCCTTCAATATTCCACATGACCACATCACAAAATCACTGCATACAGAAATGGCAAGTTGAACGGGACACAAATGTGACCTCTTTTTTGTAGATACTAGATGCCTGCCACTGCATCACTCTGTTATAACCCAGAGTGcaagcagaaaagaaaaaaagatgttaTTATATTTTCAAGCAATGGCCGAGACAGAGATTCCCTGCACAGCTTTAAAGACCTGAACAGCCCCGGGCCTCTGTGGAGCAGAGTTGTTGCTGTGGTTTAATGGTGTGTCCGCTGGGGCtagattgaaaaaaacaaactcctTTCACACTGGACTTCCCTCCCTTTGAGATATTTACAAACTATTTTGAAAACCACAGGGGACACTGTGCCTTTAAATGAGCCATTTGTTATCCAGCCCAGCTCCACACTGTCTTTGTGTCTGCAACTCAACTTTCCCATGACTTCACTCACCTCAAGAGGGGGGCATTTTCACTGAGGCCACCATTCTGCAATGGGGCTGGATATTCACTGCTTTAAAGTGGTACAGTATGGACACCTGATACCAAACAGGGGATCCATCTTCCAACCAATGACAGTGCTTTTGAACCCTGGCAGTATTAAATAAACGGTGTCCGTCCTCAACATTGACGACATTAAGAAAGACTTATAGTTGAaacatttgggcagcagtgtggagtagtggttaggcctttggactcttgaccggagggttgtgggtttaatccccagtgggggacactgctgctgtacccttgagcaaggtactttgcctagattgctccagtaaaaacccaactgtataaatgggtaattgtatgtaaaaataatgtgatatctgtataatgtgaaataatgtataatgtgatatcttgtaacaattgtaagtcgccctggataagggtgtctgctaagaaataaataaaaaaaaaaaaaaaaaaaagaaaaacgtttgtcattgaatttattaagctCCTTTTACTCTATATTTAACACTACCAACTTCCTAATATTTCGGTGTGTTTaatatacctttgtcaagggaaaatgtgattgaaaacagacagtggagatacttataggcttttgatgccatggtaactacacacttatttctgtttaatgtgcttgtgatgtcatttactacatagttataTATGAAATGTTTAGCAGTTATGGAGGGTTCAGTATCATTTAGTGTGGCTTGTGTCTTGAATGTGGAAGTGTGGAGGATTGCAGACTGTCGAGCCGATGGAATGATCTCTTTATATGGCTCCAAAGGGAACACACAGAATGCCTACGCTACTCACACGCCCGGATTGGTGCAGCTTACATGTTTTGCTGGCTTTGCTCTCACTGCGTCAGTTGCAGGGATAGCTCTCCTCTCTCTGGgtggggctgctgctgctgctgctgcttgtttTCCTGGCTCAGCCTCTTGTGGTGTCAGATTCCTGGCTGGGAGTATCAGGCTGTGAGGGTGCAGCTGGTAACTGAGTCTCACAGTCTTCACAGTAGGCTAAACTCTTGGGATTGCTTTGCTGTGCCTGTAAACTACCGGCTGTAATTGTGCTGGTACTAGACTGGACTCTAATGGAAGTGTTCAGTGCTTGCACTTGTTATGCCATTTAGTCTTGAAGATGTCAAGCACATCATGGTAAATGCTGGCAAACAAAATCATCCCGACAGTGAGAAAAacagtcaaaacgtttgtcatgattttttttatttatttccaaatTTACCACTAAGTTCTGGATATAGTCAAACAGCATAACTGATACTGTAGGTGCTTGAGGCATAATAACACATAGGGAAGCTCAGCAGGAACACTGCACAGAATGGTAAAACTATGGTGAAGCTTATTATTTAAGCAAAAGTAATGGGATTCTGACTTCTagtggtctttttttttcttcaggacaACATCAGcaaaaatagaaatagaaatccATCATTTCCACACAGTTTAGGATGACCATTGTTTTCCTTTTACTTTTTTTATCATAAAAATGTAAGACAAAGACTCCATTCCCATGTGTGGGCTCTGATGGGTGGAAAGAGATGTAAATTGATACCAGCCATCTTCCGAGGCTTGTCTACTGAAATCAACCAGGCCCCgaggatagaaaaaaaaaacatcatcattTTGATTCTTTCAAGTTTCTTTGTCAGTTGATATGTATCCATACACTGAGATTACTTCATGCTGAGGCAATGTCTCCATGTGTCCACAGTTAAAGCATTCACTGTGCCTGTGCATGCAATGGAAATGTGATTACATTTTTGACAGAGAGCACATGAAAGCAGAGGTAAAGCGATTACATTCATTAGATGATATCTGCAGTAGGAGTTATATTTGTGCTTCTTGGTTTTTTGGCAGTATTTGGCTTGAGCTGGAAAGATCTTGCCTTCCTCCTCTGTCTTTATGAGGGAACAGCTTAGTATGCTTGCTTTGTCTGAACTGTTTAACCTACCAGTTGTTTTTATAGAAGAACCTTATAACCAGCGCCAATCATCTGCTACTTAATCAAattaaatggggggggggagATTTTGAGAGTTTACAAAACGTAATTAAACCAGACCGCGTTGGAATATACTCAGAATTCATGTATTCTCCTCCAGACAAGAAGTGACTTTGGCAAAACAATGCAAGCCGTATTGCTATGGAAACCGCTCGGTGACAATTCAGCCTTTTATACTTTGCATCAATAGTATCACTCATTACAATTCTTAGTTTGTTCTGAGGGAGTGCTGAAATGAGCCTCCAGGGTAACAACATAACCGACTTAACTCATTCCAGCCCAGAGAGAAAGACACTCCAGTTTATGGGTTTGATCAGTGATGGAATTTCACATGGCTTTGAAACTCATAAGACTCAGTAACAAGTTACAATTTCCTACATTGATATATTGTTACATATATGATACTAGATGTTAAATGCATGCTACATTTATAACAATCAGCCTAAAATctttaaattgataaaaaaaaaaaaaatcaataaattagaaaacaaaaacaaaaaacacactagGACTAATGTATTTAGCACATGTGCATAGTATTTGTATGTCCACACCTGTCCTGTCTGGACAGATGTTTGCATGTACTATACCCTTCCTCTGGGGCAAACAGAAGTTTGTAGCAAACCCTTGAGCCTGAATGCTCTTTCTTACTCTGCCAGCAGACTGGAAACACTGTTCGTTCCTGCTCTTACTGAGTCTGTAACTTGTCAAGAGTGGGTTGGTTTTTAAAATAGGCCAGTGAACGTATCATTTAAGAAAACCTCTAATTGCTGGTCATGTTAAATTAAGACGCTGGCTTTTGCAAGAGGCAATGTTATCTAGAGCTTAGGCTGCAGTCTGTGTTAAACTGAAACCATATGTGTGCACTCCCTCTGTCTGCTACGTGGTATTGACCAGTAAGATCACATGTTGTCTCCTATTACCATGAATGAACTAACGGGCTAACTCTTTGGTTACTGCAATAGTAGAAACGGCAAGAAAATGACATTCGTTTTGATTAGAAGTCATTATCTGTGTCTAATGTTTAACACGATAGGTGCCAGAAGTGCCCTTAGAACAGCAAACCACTGAATTGTCTTTGTACTGCCACTGTATTGTCATGTCAGATCATTTGGTAAGGTTTGCATAGACCTTACTGTTCAAGACACAGAACAGTCTCATTTTCTTGTAAGTCTAATAATACATGGAGGGTAAAATACTTTTTCTTAGCTTTCGCTGCATATTTAAGCTACTTCAGGAAGAGTTTTAAATAGATTTACTAAAAATGGTAGTACAATACAAGAAATGAGAGACCAGTGGTAATGCAGCTaaagctaaaaagaaaaaaatacatcatgATTAAAAGACAACTCGCATATTTAAGATGCATGCAAAGGCTTAGTAATTTTTcaatccattttatttatttaagttgagACTTGTAGAATGCTCacactgtggcaaaaaaaaaaaaaaaagaagtcgaGAACATTTAAGAGGTAGAAAAATTCTCAACCTGCAAGATTCAACCCTCATtttgttcaaatttatttttcctttttattatttttaaaaacactcaaCATGCCCTtcggataaaataataaaaaaaaaaacacacaaaacgcAGTCTTGACACACACAAAGCAGGGCTCAAATTTAAtagatgaatacaaaaaaaaaaaactaggaaatcagaacaaaaaaaccccaaacttacaacaaaaaaaaaatatacaccaaaagcaataaaataaaagtttaaaagcaGGGAAaaagacatttatttaaaaactttatttgtgtaacattttaaatctttgtttATGCCAAATTGTACTTAAATTCAAGCCCTGTTGGAATGAGACACATTACCCAATCTTATATTAAAACATCCATCTCACAAACCCTCCACAACATACATGGTCCACCGGTCAGGATAACGGCACTCCACAAAGCTTGGTCACACAAACTCTACCTCACCGGCATGCTCTTTATTAAGGGGTTAATGGCCTGGGTTACATTTCTACTATCTTTTTTGACATAACTAAAAGGTACTTCAGTTAGTTTTGCGATTTACACTCGGAAGCGTGTCTGTGTTTTTTTAGTGGTACAGGTAGGTTGATAAAATGAGAGATTAGCACCAGTCTAAGGATCTAAGGATTAGCACCTCGTCCCAGTAAAGGAAATGGAGTGTCCGCGATTAGCTGGGTTTAGATGACAAGGTCTTTGTCAACGTCCtctgcaagaaaaacaaaaagagaaactgTTAGTTTCACCTTATTACGCTTACCAACACTGCATAGGAAAACAGTAAATAGTTATAAAACTCAATTTTGTTAACCCAGTGCAaagatacaatatataaaaaaaatatttgcatggaaaaatacatatatttgaagTCCctgaatgattttatttttagttttaatgtACTGCAAGAGTCTTCGATTGGGTAACTAACATATTGTACACACTATTACACAGTAGGGATTGGCTCGGTTTAGATGGTGCTTGTTGCCTGTGGATACTCACGCTCCTTGAGGCCGAAGCAGCCAGCCCATTCCTCCAGGGCGATGTACTTGTCGTTGTCAGTGTCACACTGGTCGAAGAAGCGGGTGGTGCAGTGCTCCATTGGGATGAGTGGAGCACGGAGAGGAGCCAGCTCGGTGTGGGACAGAtatctgaaacacaaacaccatcACGCTCAGCTGCCTTCCCTTTCCGCAGGTGCCCGATGCAAAAGAAGCCGTGCAGCCCCGTGCGAAGCGCTACCACCTACCCGTCAATGGGGTGCTGGTCCAGCTGTCCGAACTGCCAGTGCACTGGGAAGATGTACATGTTGTAGTTCTTCTCAAAGTCGTGGGCCAGCAGGTCCAGGGAGTGCTCGCCAGCCTGCAGGCGTTTCTGGTTCTCGTAGATCTTCTTCACCTGCAGGAGAACGCACccaggagacagacagacagagagagagttaGCGCACAAGCTCATCAACACACaggctgtgctgcactgtggagGCACAAGAGGTACGGAGGCCCTTCTcagaaacagaaatttaaaaatgtataaaataccaCATCCAAAATATCATTTCAGTTAGCTCCACTGTTGCAGGCTTAGCTTTTAGTCTATCAGCACCCTTTAGTATCTGACTTGGAGCTGAATGTGTTGTTGTGTTGCCCTGCCATGCTGTGGAGTGAAGGTGCCTCGTGTGTAGCAGGCAGAGGGGGAGACTCACCCTGAGTTTCTGCTTCTCGCTCAGCATGTTGTTATCCTCGTCGCGCTCGTACAGGGACACCAGGACGTTCTTCAGCCAGTCCCTCATGCGCAGGGGGAACTCATTCAGCTCGTTGTCAATGCAGGGAGCGATGACTGTGCAAataaagaaaggaaagaaaagaaCATAAATATGAAAATCAAGAACCACTAAAtcttataaacaaaaataataataatgaaaagccaCTTCTGTATCTAGGGCTCCCTTAGAATTTAGACACATCGTATCTAAATCCCAGAAAAACTACAACCAGCAAAGGAAATGATTTGGTTTCTAAATCTGCCTTCCTACAGCAAAACCATATAAACCACAAGCCAGCTGCCTGGGCAGGGTGTGGCTATAAATAAACTGCACTCTGTGCTTTCTGAAGCTCAGAAACAGATGTATTTTTTGCTTATTCTCCAGTTATGTAGTGGCTTTCTGTAAGCATTCAATTTTAGCCTGCTGAGCTCCATTCATTCCTTAAACTCCTTCCATTCCACTGCACTGGATAATGGAATGCTGAGATTATACATTGGATTAAAAGGGAGGGGAGGGCAAGTTCTGGCTTGTTCCGTTCTGGCTTTGCACACTGCGTTTAAACCTGTGACTGGGGCCTTTGCATTCACACATCAATCACTGCctccagctgctgctgctggcttTGTTGAGACATTGACTTGGCGAGAACTATTGTGGCCAGATTGCGCCGTTTAAAATCAGAGCAGGTCAGTGCTTAACTCAAGGCATCTGCTCCTTTTCTCTTGGAACCCCTTTCCTTAAGGAACTGTAATAAGCATTCACCTGCCCCAGAGTACTTCCTTTACTTACACTTGCAGGGTCCGATATAGTCCAGGTGCAGCTTATGTCCCTTCTTGGTGCCTTCCAGGGCACACTTGGTGGCGAAGAAGTGGCAGGAAGAGTCGTAGGTCTTGTTGTCAGTGCCGCAGACCTGGGAAAGATATACACTGAATAATATATCCTGAGCATTGCAGGGCTGAGGCACTGTGCAGCCTCTCCAGCACTCCCCTGATATTAATGATGCATTGTGCAGCCTCTCCAGCACTCCCCTGATATTAATGATGCATTGTGCAGCCTCTCCACCACTCCCCTCATATTAATGATGCATTGTGCATTCTCTCCACCACTCCACTGATATTAATGATGCCTTGTGCAGCCTCTCCACCACTCCACTGATACTAATGATGCATTGTGCATTCTCTCC
Protein-coding regions in this window:
- the LOC117431261 gene encoding ras GTPase-activating protein-binding protein 1-like; protein product: MVMEKPSALLVGREFVRQYYTLLNQAPDYLHRFYGKNSSYVHGGLDSSGKPAEAVHGQAEIHKKVMSLSFRDCHTKIRHVDAHASLNDGVVVQVMGELSNNMQPMRRFMQTFVLAPEGTVANKFYVHNDIFRYQDEVFGDSDTELPEESEEEVEEPEDRPHSPDVVQDDAYYEQSASHELEEHLEEQLVTPEPEPEPEPELVVEVKPEPGVEEEPCAVEHVEKCPSPTPADPAPTIQEDSRVFSWASVTSKNLPPSGVAPVSGIPPHVVKAPVAQPRVEPKPETQTTAQRPQRDQRVREQRPGAPIHRAPRPVREGEQGEVEVRRVVRYPDSHQLFVGNLPHDVDKAELKEFFEGYGNVVELRINSGGKLPNFGFVVFDDPEPVQKILANKPIKFRGDVRLNVEEKKTRAAREGDRRDIRPRGPGGPRDKFSGGVRGPPSRGGVMSQKPSFGAGRGAGPSEGRYMGPRQ
- the LOC131699664 gene encoding SPARC-like, with the translated sequence MQVWIVFLLCLGGKALAAPATEDEVIDEVLEELPVGSNPVQVETGEFDEAIEVVEEIPSENPCLNHHCKKGKVCEVDESNTPMCVCQDPSTCPASTAEFEHVCGTDNKTYDSSCHFFATKCALEGTKKGHKLHLDYIGPCKFIAPCIDNELNEFPLRMRDWLKNVLVSLYERDEDNNMLSEKQKLRVKKIYENQKRLQAGEHSLDLLAHDFEKNYNMYIFPVHWQFGQLDQHPIDGYLSHTELAPLRAPLIPMEHCTTRFFDQCDTDNDKYIALEEWAGCFGLKEQDVDKDLVI